The Thermodesulfobacteriota bacterium genome segment GTATTCATTCTGGGACATGTACTCGATCAAAAGTGCCGGAAATAAGAAAATACCAGTTATCCGCGTTGCAGACGCTAGCATACCAAAAATCGCTGCAATAAGCCATCTGTTTTTCCTAGTCTATAAAGTCCTTAACTATGAATATAGGTCTGTTTTGACTTTCTTTGTATATTCTAAAAATATATTCACCTATTATTCCAAGAAACAATAATTGAATTGAACCCAAAAAGTAAATACTAAGCAAAGTCGATGACCAGCCTAACGGAGCTACTCCAGTAACTTTACTGACCAGCGTGTAAATGGTTGCCATTAAAAATAGCACCACTCCTACTAAACCAGTATAAAGACAAATCTTAATAGGGAAATCAGAAAATGAGAAAATGGCATCTAAGCCTAATTTAACTAACTTTCGGAAACCCATTTTCGCCTCGCCACCAGCTCTCTCAGGTCTGGAATAGTCTACGTATCCTCGACTAAAACCAATAAAAGATCGCAACCCAGGCAAGTATCTGTTTTTTTCTTTAATGGATAAGAAAGCATTTAAGGCCCTTCGGTTAAACATTGAGAAATTTCCAACATCTGCGGCTTCATCCACATTCGAAAAAGTTTTAAAAACTAGGTGAAAAACCCTTATGAACAGATTCTTTAGAATTTTTTCTTTCCGTTCTGTTCGCCTCCCATAAACAATATCACAGTTTGCGTTGATTAGTTTTCCGTACATTTCTCCTAATAACTCTGGGGGGTCTTGTAAATCTCCATCCATCATCGCAATATACTCTCCCTGTGCATAACTCAAACCTCCTGTATATGCGGCTTGGTGACCAAAGTTTCTGGAAAGTACGAGCACTTTAAATCTGTTATCTTTATTATGGCATTCAACTAATTTACTTAAGCTTTTATCAGTGCTTCCATCATCTACGCAAATAATTTCAAAGTCATTTGTAATTCCCTCTAAGCCAGCGATACACCTTTCAAATAGTTTCTCAATCAATTCCTCCTCATTATAAATCGGGATCACCACGCTGATTTGTGTTTTGGACATAAAATTTAATTTATCCGTTGGCAAGGATAAAGATAGTGAAAAACACCCTGATAAGAATCAGTACTAATTTTAAACGGAAATGAGTAAAAGGGAATACAAAAAAATAGACGATATGGAAGTGGAAACCATGACCAGGCGATAAGGGCTAGACATGTCCGATGCCGCTGCACTGATCTAGAATATCTTGCAAATTTGGCCCCCGCATTTATAATGATTGTCGATTCCTATTGCTGCTCGGGGTTTTTATTAAACCCCTAACTCACCGTCAAATGCTCTCATCTTCTGTTTTCATACTTATTTCCTTCCTCTTTGGTTTTAGCGCCACCCTTTTCCTAAAGGAAGAGTTTTTACTCGAAGAGAGGATTTTTTACGGAGTCCTCATCGGCTTCATCGCCTGCA includes the following:
- a CDS encoding glycosyltransferase family 2 protein gives rise to the protein MSKTQISVVIPIYNEEELIEKLFERCIAGLEGITNDFEIICVDDGSTDKSLSKLVECHNKDNRFKVLVLSRNFGHQAAYTGGLSYAQGEYIAMMDGDLQDPPELLGEMYGKLINANCDIVYGRRTERKEKILKNLFIRVFHLVFKTFSNVDEAADVGNFSMFNRRALNAFLSIKEKNRYLPGLRSFIGFSRGYVDYSRPERAGGEAKMGFRKLVKLGLDAIFSFSDFPIKICLYTGLVGVVLFLMATIYTLVSKVTGVAPLGWSSTLLSIYFLGSIQLLFLGIIGEYIFRIYKESQNRPIFIVKDFID